ATGGGCAGGGAAATTTTGGTTCAGTAGATGGTGATCCTCCAGCTGCTATGCGTTATACAGAAGCGCGTCTTACCCATGCTTCCACAGCTTTAATGGAGGATTTGGATAAAGACACGGTCGATCTAATTCCTAACTACGATGAAACTAGAGTAGAACCGACTGTATTTCCTGCTAAGTTTCCTAATCTACTAGCTAACGGATCTTCTGGAATTGCAGTGGGAATGGCGACTAATATTCCACCGCATAATTTAGCTGAATTAATCACAGCTACTCTATTAGTCATTGATGAACCGCAAACGACAATTGAAGAAATTATGACGGTAATGCCTGCGCCGGATTTCCCGACTGGTGGAATCATTTGCGGTTATCGAGGAATTAAAGAAGCTTACCATACAGGTCGTGGGAAAATTACTCTACGAGGAGTCATTCACATTGAAGATGGTGAATCTGACAAACAAAAGCTTGTTATCGATGAAATTCCTTATAATATAAGCAAATCAGATTTAATTCTAAAAATTGCTGATCTTGTAAATTCGAAGACCATTACTGGGATTAGCGATTTACGCGATGAGTCAGATAAAGATGGAATGCGGATTGTCTTAGAACTCAAACGTGCTGAGATTCCCGATGTTACGATAAATCAGTTGTATAAATTTACCGATTTACAGGTAACTTTTGGTTGTAACATGTTAGCTCTTGACAAAGGGCTACCAAGAACGATGAATATCAAGCAGTTTATTGCTGCTTGGGTTGAGCACCGAATTGACGTTGTTCGTCGCCGTACCAGATTTGAGCTTGCAAAAGCACAAGCTCGTGCTCACCTTTTAGAAGGTTATCTGAAAGCCTTAGATAATTTAGATGCGATAGTTAAATTGATTCGCTCCTCTGACAGTAAAGAAGCTGCTAAGCGTCAATTAATGACTGATTATGAGTTAAGCGAAAGACAAGCATCTGCTGTTTTAGAATTGCGTTTATACCAATTAACCGGTTTAGAAAGAGAAAAAATTGAATCTGAATATAACCAATTGCTGGATAAAATTTCTCACTTTCTTGCTGTATTAGCTAATGAAACACTGGTGCGAGGAATTATTAAAGAAGAGCTTTCAGAGCTTAAAAAACATCATAATTCCGATCGAAAAACAAAAATTATTGCAGCAGAAGGGGAGTTCAATATTGAAGATCTCATCCCTGATTTGCCAGTGATTATTACCATTTCAGAAGATGACTATATCAAACGCATGCCCATAGATACCTTCCGCGAGCAACGCCGTGGAGGTCAAGGTGTAATTGGCATGGAGATGAAAAAAGAAAATGATGTTTTAAAAGATGTCTATGTTGCCTCTACGCATGACTATCTATTGATTTTTACCAACTTTGGCAGATGCTATTGGCTAAAGGCATGGGAAATTCCAGAAGCAGGAAGAAGGTCTAAAGGAAAGCCCTTAGTCAATCTTCTAGAAGACATACGTCCTTCTGAAAAAATTGCTACTGTCTTAAAGGTAAAGAAATTTGAAGAAGATCATTATATCTTTTTAGCAACAAAGCAAGGGGTTGTAAAGAAAACAGAGCTTACCGCTTTTAGCTCTCCTCGCCGTAAAGGGGTTTATGCGATCAATATTGATGAAGGAGATGAAGTAATTGCAGCTCGTTTAACAAAAGAAGGAGAGCAGATCATGCTATTTACAAAAAATGGAATGGCTGTTCGTTTTGATCAAACCCAGGTACGTGCAATGGGTCGTGTAGCACGAGGAGTTAGAGGCGCTCTTTTACGTAATAAAGAAGATGCTGTTGTTTCTTGTGAGGCTGTTTCTGGCGATCAAAACCTGCTCGTTGTTTGCTCCAAAGGTTTTGGAAAGCGTTCCAAAGTCAATGATTTTAGGCAAACCAACCGTGGAGGAGTGGGAGTACGCTCTATTATTACAAGTGATCGTAACGGTCCTGTAATTGGAGCTGTATCTGTTACTGATCAAGATAGCGTAGTGATGATGTCAAATACAGGTCAAACCTTGCGCATTAACATGCAAGATGTACGAGTAATGGGACGCTCTACTCAAGGGGTTCGCCTGGTTAATTTACATGGACAAGATCACCTAGTAGCTATCCAAAAAATTGAACATATTGAAGAGGCGGCCAGCGAGGTTTCAAAATAGATGCAACATAAAGGGCATCTAATTACTTTTGAAGGAGGAGAGGGTGTAGGTAAAACAACTCTTATCGATGCTCTCTACCAATACTTGAAAAATAGTAGACAAGATGTAATTAAGACCCGTGCTCCAGGTGGTACTGAAATCGGGCAGCTAATTCGAGAAATTTTATTGAATCGGCATCAAGATAAAATGTCTTGCGCTTGTGAGTTATTTCTCTTTTTAGCAGATCGCTCTCAACATGTAAATGAATTGATTCTTCCTGCTTTAAAACAGAAAAAAATTGTTTTATGCGATCGTTTTAACGATTCTACTATTGCCTACCAAGCAGCTGGTAGGCACCAAGAAGAAAGACAGATTGAAGAGCTCTGTGCATTTGCTTCATTCCATGTGCCTGTTCATTTAACCTTTTATTTGGATTTAGACCCAGAGTTAGCTCTAAAGCGCGTAGATCGGATGAAAGGTAGAGATCGCATTGAAGCAGAAGATATCGCATTTCACAGAAAGATTAGGCAAGCGTTCCATGTCCTTATAGAAAAGGATCCCAAACGATTCGTAGTATTAGACGCTTCGTTAGATCCAAGTGAAGTATTTGAAATAGCAAAACGGCATCTTGATGACTTCCTCGAAACTCATCGGTAATCAAGCAGTAGCGCAGATCATTATGCGTATGCTATCTAATCAAACCCTTCCGCATACCCTTTTGTTTCACGGGCAAAATGGAGTCGGCAAAAGCATTCTAGCAAAAGAAGTGGCAGAAGGACTAATGGGAATCTCCCATATCGAAAAAGTCCGAAAACAAATCCATCCCGATCTCACTCTATTATATCCTGAAGGGAAAAGTGGAGTGTATTCAATTGAACAAATGCGTTCTTTATTACAAATGGTTTCTCTGCCACCTTTTGAAGCAGCTCTTAAAGTATTTATCATTCATGAAGCCGATAAGCTCTCTACTATTTGTAGCAATGCTCTTTTAAAAACATTAGAAGAGATAAGTTCTGATACCTATTTTATTTTGTTAACCGATCAGATAGAAAAACTGCTTGAAACAGTTACCTCACGTTGCTATAAAGTGCGGTTTTTTCCTATTTCCTCTGATTTAATTACTTCCTTTCTACAAGAGCATACAACTCTAACAAAAGAGGAATCCAGAAACATAGCGGATAGATCTCAAGGCTCTTTAGCCAAAGCCCAATGGCTGCAAGAGGCAAAATCAGAAAAGCTGCAGCTATTTTTAATGAAGCTCTTTAACTTAAGCCTTCCTCAAGACTATAGCTCATTTATCCAGCTCATGGTGGCTCTAGATACTCTACTAGAAGACACAAATGCAGAAATCATTCTAGAAGAGATTCTAGAGTGGTATAGAGATCTGCATGCATTTAATCATCAAGCGCCTGGATTTTACCACAGCAATCATATGCAGTTATTAGCCAAAAAAGCTAAAGAGCCCCTGCCTTCTTTAGAGCAAGTGCTAGAAGCGTTTATACAGGCTCAAACAGCACTGCAGCGCAATATTAAGTTATCTGTTGTCATAGAGAATATGTTATTACAATTAGCACAGCTTTAGTCTTTTAAATCTTTGGCCAGATTTTATGATGAATTTTAAATTAGATTCATTTGTAAGCCTATAATGCAGGGCTTACGCATGAAGAATTTTCTTTGCACCCACCAGAGCTAATAAATCATCTTTATGACATGATAGTTGATTGCATGCCTTTCTTTTGGGTCTGGTAAAATCGAAAAATGCATCATAATCGATGAAGAATGAATGAATCCTTCCATTTTATACTCCTTATGAAAAAGGACCAGGTCATTTTTTATCTCTCAATTATCAAGCAAAATCTTCATGCGTTGGCCCTGGCCTATAATGTTTAAATACTTAATAGTTTTACATAATTATATAATAATTTATACTTATTATTTATAACTAAATCATTGTATAATTAAATAACATTAATTATAAAAATGGTTTTATATGACAATAAAGTTTATTAGCAATAAAGGAGAAAGTCTCCAATCTATATTGGATGAATGGGTAGGAGATGATAGATTAACTAAAAATGTTATGGATGATTTTTTTAAAGGTAATAAAGAAGATCTAAATCTAAATGCGAATGGTTTAGATTCATTATCTAAAAAAATTTTTGATTTTGATATAATTCACAAAATTACTTCTCTTAATCTTATTAAGAACAATTTTATAAGTATACCCTTAGAGATTACTTCGCTGCAATCATTAAAAAAGCTATATCTTAGCGCAAATAAAATTACATATTTACCTCCGGAAATTGGTAAACTACAGAA
This window of the Candidatus Rhabdochlamydia sp. T3358 genome carries:
- the gyrA gene encoding DNA topoisomerase (ATP-hydrolyzing) subunit A, which translates into the protein MSYTKDEIVISRNIEEEVKESYIRYSMSVIIARALPDVRDGLKPSQRRILYAMRQLSLSPTSKHRKCAKIAGDTSGDYHPHGEQVIYPTLVRMAQSWSMRYRLIDGQGNFGSVDGDPPAAMRYTEARLTHASTALMEDLDKDTVDLIPNYDETRVEPTVFPAKFPNLLANGSSGIAVGMATNIPPHNLAELITATLLVIDEPQTTIEEIMTVMPAPDFPTGGIICGYRGIKEAYHTGRGKITLRGVIHIEDGESDKQKLVIDEIPYNISKSDLILKIADLVNSKTITGISDLRDESDKDGMRIVLELKRAEIPDVTINQLYKFTDLQVTFGCNMLALDKGLPRTMNIKQFIAAWVEHRIDVVRRRTRFELAKAQARAHLLEGYLKALDNLDAIVKLIRSSDSKEAAKRQLMTDYELSERQASAVLELRLYQLTGLEREKIESEYNQLLDKISHFLAVLANETLVRGIIKEELSELKKHHNSDRKTKIIAAEGEFNIEDLIPDLPVIITISEDDYIKRMPIDTFREQRRGGQGVIGMEMKKENDVLKDVYVASTHDYLLIFTNFGRCYWLKAWEIPEAGRRSKGKPLVNLLEDIRPSEKIATVLKVKKFEEDHYIFLATKQGVVKKTELTAFSSPRRKGVYAINIDEGDEVIAARLTKEGEQIMLFTKNGMAVRFDQTQVRAMGRVARGVRGALLRNKEDAVVSCEAVSGDQNLLVVCSKGFGKRSKVNDFRQTNRGGVGVRSIITSDRNGPVIGAVSVTDQDSVVMMSNTGQTLRINMQDVRVMGRSTQGVRLVNLHGQDHLVAIQKIEHIEEAASEVSK
- the tmk gene encoding dTMP kinase, with the protein product MQHKGHLITFEGGEGVGKTTLIDALYQYLKNSRQDVIKTRAPGGTEIGQLIREILLNRHQDKMSCACELFLFLADRSQHVNELILPALKQKKIVLCDRFNDSTIAYQAAGRHQEERQIEELCAFASFHVPVHLTFYLDLDPELALKRVDRMKGRDRIEAEDIAFHRKIRQAFHVLIEKDPKRFVVLDASLDPSEVFEIAKRHLDDFLETHR
- a CDS encoding AAA family ATPase, with the protein product MTSSKLIGNQAVAQIIMRMLSNQTLPHTLLFHGQNGVGKSILAKEVAEGLMGISHIEKVRKQIHPDLTLLYPEGKSGVYSIEQMRSLLQMVSLPPFEAALKVFIIHEADKLSTICSNALLKTLEEISSDTYFILLTDQIEKLLETVTSRCYKVRFFPISSDLITSFLQEHTTLTKEESRNIADRSQGSLAKAQWLQEAKSEKLQLFLMKLFNLSLPQDYSSFIQLMVALDTLLEDTNAEIILEEILEWYRDLHAFNHQAPGFYHSNHMQLLAKKAKEPLPSLEQVLEAFIQAQTALQRNIKLSVVIENMLLQLAQL